In a genomic window of Mycolicibacterium neoaurum VKM Ac-1815D:
- a CDS encoding NAD(P)/FAD-dependent oxidoreductase: MKSHVANTGGIVIVGGGLAGARTAEQLRRAEYDGPITIVSNEQHLPYDRPPLSKEVLRNAEHDVVLKPQEFYDEARITLRLGNGVTAVDTAAKTLTLADGSTLGYDELVIATGLEPKRIPSFPDLEGIRVLRSLGESAELREHAARARNAVIIGAGFIGCEVAASLRQLGVDVVIVEPQPTPLASVLGETIGALVTRLHEAEGVQVRCGVGVDSVSGDGKVEKVVLSDGTELDADIVVVGIGSRPVTGFLDGSGVEVDNGVVCDSAGRTGVEHVWAIGDVASWRTEAGHQERVEHWSNVAEQARVLVPALLGREPASAAVSVPYFWSDQYDVKIQCLGEPAADDVVHLVSDDGRKFLAYYERDGVLTAVVGGGMPGKVMKARGKIAAGAPIADVLD; this comes from the coding sequence ATGAAGTCCCACGTGGCAAATACTGGTGGAATCGTCATCGTCGGCGGCGGCCTGGCGGGTGCCCGCACCGCCGAACAGCTCCGTCGCGCCGAGTACGACGGCCCGATCACCATTGTCAGCAATGAGCAGCACCTGCCGTATGACCGGCCGCCGCTGTCCAAAGAGGTGCTGCGCAATGCCGAGCACGATGTCGTGCTCAAGCCTCAGGAGTTCTACGACGAGGCACGTATCACGCTGCGGCTCGGCAACGGTGTCACCGCTGTCGACACCGCGGCCAAGACCCTGACGCTGGCCGATGGCTCGACGCTCGGATACGACGAGCTCGTCATCGCGACCGGCCTTGAGCCGAAGCGGATTCCGTCCTTTCCCGACCTCGAGGGCATCCGGGTGCTGCGTTCGCTCGGCGAGAGTGCCGAACTGCGTGAGCATGCCGCGCGCGCCCGCAATGCGGTGATCATCGGCGCCGGGTTCATCGGCTGCGAGGTCGCGGCCAGCCTGCGCCAGCTCGGCGTCGACGTGGTGATCGTCGAGCCGCAGCCCACCCCGCTGGCCTCGGTGCTCGGCGAGACGATCGGCGCGTTGGTCACCCGGCTGCACGAGGCCGAGGGTGTGCAGGTGCGCTGCGGTGTCGGCGTCGATTCGGTGTCCGGTGACGGCAAGGTCGAGAAGGTGGTGCTCTCCGACGGCACCGAACTGGACGCCGACATCGTCGTCGTCGGTATCGGATCGCGTCCGGTCACCGGCTTCCTCGACGGCAGCGGTGTCGAGGTGGACAACGGTGTGGTGTGCGACTCGGCCGGCCGCACAGGAGTCGAACACGTGTGGGCCATCGGCGATGTGGCCTCCTGGCGAACCGAGGCGGGCCATCAGGAGCGCGTCGAGCACTGGAGCAACGTCGCCGAGCAGGCGCGCGTGCTGGTGCCCGCGCTGCTGGGCCGGGAGCCCGCGTCGGCGGCCGTCTCCGTTCCCTATTTCTGGAGCGACCAGTACGACGTCAAGATCCAGTGTCTCGGTGAGCCGGCCGCCGATGATGTCGTGCACCTGGTCAGTGACGACGGCCGTAAGTTCCTCGCCTACTACGAGCGCGATGGTGTGCTGACCGCGGTGGTCGGCGGCGGCATGCCCGGCAAGGTGATGAAGGC
- a CDS encoding Lrp/AsnC family transcriptional regulator: MWMDEVDERIIAELTDHARATFAEIGERVNLSAPAVKRRVDRMLDTGVIRGFTAVVDRQALGWTTEAYVQVYCHGTIAPAELRQAWVNIPEVVSAATVTGTADAILHVLARDMRHLEDALERIRASADIERSESIVVLSNLIERGRS, translated from the coding sequence ATGTGGATGGACGAGGTCGACGAGCGCATCATCGCCGAGCTGACCGACCACGCCCGCGCGACATTCGCCGAGATCGGCGAGCGGGTGAATCTGTCCGCTCCCGCGGTCAAGCGCCGGGTGGACCGGATGCTCGACACGGGGGTGATCCGTGGTTTCACCGCGGTGGTCGATCGGCAGGCGCTGGGCTGGACCACCGAGGCCTATGTGCAGGTGTACTGCCACGGCACCATCGCGCCCGCGGAGTTGCGGCAGGCGTGGGTGAACATCCCAGAAGTGGTGAGCGCGGCGACGGTCACCGGAACGGCGGACGCGATTCTGCATGTGCTGGCGCGCGATATGCGACATCTGGAGGACGCGCTGGAACGGATCAGGGCCAGCGCCGATATCGAGCGAAGTGAGAGCATCGTGGTGTTGTCCAACCTCATCGAACGCGGCAGATCCTGA
- the ddaH gene encoding dimethylargininase — protein MTVSDLSTETTRRARTRRFVMTAPAHFAVEYAINPWMNPAIGVDVDRAVAQWEVLRRTYTDLGHTVELVDPVPGLPDMVYAANGGLVINGHAIVANFTYPERAAEADAYCAWMSAAGLQPRRTRHHNEGQGDLLVAGTTVLAGYGFRTDRRAHDEIAAITGLSVLSLELIDPRFYHLDTALTVLTDGPSPLIAYYPPAFSDDALALLRSRFPDALTVGSADAFVLGLNAVSDGRHVVLPAAATGFAAQLQDAGFHPVGIELSELLKGGGSVKCCTLEIFS, from the coding sequence ATGACGGTTTCCGACCTCAGCACCGAAACCACCCGCCGAGCCCGCACCCGCCGATTTGTCATGACCGCACCCGCGCACTTCGCGGTGGAATACGCGATCAACCCGTGGATGAACCCCGCCATCGGAGTCGATGTCGACCGGGCCGTCGCGCAGTGGGAGGTCTTGCGGCGCACCTATACCGACCTCGGACACACCGTCGAACTGGTCGACCCGGTCCCCGGCCTGCCGGACATGGTCTACGCCGCCAACGGCGGACTGGTGATCAATGGTCACGCGATCGTCGCCAATTTCACCTATCCCGAGCGCGCGGCCGAGGCCGACGCCTACTGCGCATGGATGAGCGCTGCCGGCCTGCAGCCGCGGCGGACTCGACACCACAACGAGGGACAGGGCGATCTCCTGGTAGCCGGGACGACGGTGCTGGCGGGTTACGGTTTCCGCACCGACCGCCGGGCCCACGACGAGATCGCCGCGATCACCGGCCTGTCGGTGCTGAGCCTGGAACTGATCGATCCGCGCTTCTACCATCTCGATACCGCACTCACGGTGCTCACCGACGGCCCGTCCCCGCTGATCGCCTATTACCCGCCGGCATTCAGCGATGACGCACTTGCCCTGCTGCGCAGCCGCTTTCCCGACGCGCTCACGGTCGGTTCCGCCGACGCGTTCGTGCTGGGCCTCAACGCGGTGTCAGACGGTCGTCATGTGGTGCTGCCGGCGGCCGCGACGGGATTCGCCGCGCAGCTGCAGGACGCGGGATTCCACCCCGTCGGTATCGAGCTCTCCGAGCTGCTCAAGGGCGGCGGGTCGGTGAAGTGCTGCACGCTGGAGATCTTTTCGTGA